A window of the Desulfurellaceae bacterium genome harbors these coding sequences:
- a CDS encoding alpha-D-glucose phosphate-specific phosphoglucomutase, with the protein MSQPPMSQPPVRHVPTQPFSDQRPGTSGLRKKTRVFAQAHYVENFIQAIFNTLRDGPPLDFSRESLVVGGDGRYYNREAIQRIVRMAAAHGFGRVLVGRGGLLSTPAMSAVIRRRQALGGLILSASHNPGGPQADFGIKYNMRNGGPAPERVTGQVYEHSLRLSSYQTVEWPDIDLKRPGSSHIGPTQVEVIDPLADYTDLMQEVFDFDALRRLFQTGFRLRFDAMHGVTGPYARHILADCLGAAEDSLLRATPLEDFGGLHPDPNLVHAAGLVAELSASNAPDFGAACDGDGDRNLILGRGCFVTPGDSVAIIAEHAADCIPAYRAGLVGVARSMPTSTALDRVAQALGIACYETPTGWKFFGSLMDAGLCSLCGEESFGTGSDHIREKDGLWAILCWLSILAHTRKSVAQVVHDHWRRFGRSYYQRHDFEDLELGAASGALAALGQALPELPGRRLADSRVSFADDFSYTDPVDHSVSRHQGLRIGLADGSRLVCRLSGTGTDTATLRVYAERYVSRPGIETPDAVLAPLVG; encoded by the coding sequence ATGAGCCAGCCGCCCATGAGCCAGCCGCCCGTCCGGCACGTGCCGACCCAGCCCTTTTCCGACCAGCGACCCGGCACCTCGGGTCTGCGCAAAAAAACGCGGGTGTTCGCCCAGGCCCACTATGTGGAGAACTTCATCCAGGCGATCTTCAACACCCTGCGGGACGGACCGCCGCTCGACTTCAGCCGCGAGAGCCTGGTGGTCGGCGGCGACGGGCGCTATTACAACCGGGAGGCCATACAGCGGATCGTCCGCATGGCGGCCGCCCACGGCTTTGGGCGCGTGCTGGTCGGCCGTGGCGGGCTGCTGTCCACACCGGCCATGTCGGCGGTGATCCGCCGCCGACAGGCCCTGGGTGGGCTGATCCTGAGCGCCAGCCACAATCCCGGCGGTCCCCAGGCCGACTTTGGCATCAAGTATAATATGCGCAACGGCGGCCCCGCCCCGGAGCGGGTTACCGGACAGGTCTACGAGCACAGCTTGCGCCTGTCTTCCTACCAAACCGTCGAATGGCCGGATATTGATCTGAAGCGGCCCGGCTCGAGCCACATTGGCCCGACCCAGGTTGAGGTCATTGACCCGCTGGCCGACTACACCGATCTCATGCAGGAGGTGTTTGACTTCGACGCCTTGCGCCGCCTCTTCCAGACCGGTTTTCGGCTGCGCTTTGACGCCATGCACGGGGTGACCGGGCCCTACGCCCGGCATATCCTGGCCGACTGCCTCGGGGCGGCCGAGGACAGCCTGCTGCGCGCCACCCCGCTCGAAGATTTTGGCGGCCTGCACCCCGACCCCAATCTGGTCCACGCCGCCGGGCTGGTGGCCGAGCTGTCGGCCAGTAATGCCCCGGATTTTGGCGCGGCGTGCGACGGAGACGGCGACCGCAACCTGATCCTGGGTCGCGGCTGTTTTGTTACGCCGGGGGATTCGGTGGCGATCATTGCCGAACACGCGGCCGACTGTATTCCGGCCTACCGGGCCGGGCTGGTCGGTGTGGCCCGCTCCATGCCGACCAGCACCGCGCTCGACCGTGTCGCCCAGGCGCTCGGCATTGCGTGTTACGAAACCCCCACCGGCTGGAAATTCTTCGGCAGTCTGATGGACGCCGGCCTGTGCAGCCTGTGTGGCGAGGAGAGCTTTGGCACCGGCTCGGACCATATTCGGGAGAAAGACGGGCTGTGGGCGATCCTGTGCTGGCTGTCCATCCTGGCCCACACCCGTAAATCGGTCGCTCAGGTCGTCCACGACCACTGGCGACGCTTTGGCCGCAGTTATTACCAGCGCCACGACTTCGAGGACCTTGAGCTTGGGGCTGCAAGCGGCGCGCTGGCGGCGCTGGGCCAAGCCTTGCCCGAGCTGCCGGGGCGTCGGCTGGCGGACAGCCGCGTCAGCTTCGCGGATGACTTCAGCTACACCGACCCGGTTGACCACAGCGTCAGCCGCCACCAGGGGCTGCGGATCGGCCTGGCCGACGGCTCACGCCTGGTGTGCCGCTTGTCGGGCACCGGGACGGACACGGCCACCCTGCGGGTCTACGCTGAGCGCTACGTCAGCCGACCCGGTATAGAGACGCCCGATGCCGTGCTGGCCCCGCTGGTCGG
- a CDS encoding ATP-binding cassette domain-containing protein, producing MPNPHNIIEITDATVYRQHTRVFDKLSLSIAEGCQTAILGPNGAGKSTLLKLLSRELYPVRRPGSRVRIYGQERWDVWALRRRFGLVSHDLQREYMGSVPGLSVILSGYYSSNNIWGHQDFSPTHVERAYELMDQLDITALKDRPFSSLSTGEQRRFLLGRALVHDPDTLVLDEPTSGLDLKTCFRYLATIRQLMQAGKTLVLVTHHIHEIPPEISRVILLKHGRVVADGDKAELFTDARLSHLFDTPVHLLQAKGYYQAIPGTA from the coding sequence ATGCCGAATCCACACAATATCATTGAAATCACCGACGCCACGGTCTACCGCCAGCACACCCGGGTCTTCGACAAGCTGTCGCTGAGCATTGCCGAGGGCTGTCAAACCGCCATCCTGGGTCCCAACGGGGCCGGCAAATCGACCCTGCTCAAGCTCCTGTCGCGCGAGCTGTACCCGGTCCGCCGGCCCGGCAGCCGGGTCCGCATCTACGGCCAGGAGCGCTGGGACGTGTGGGCGCTGCGCCGCCGCTTCGGGCTGGTCTCGCACGACCTGCAGCGGGAGTATATGGGCAGCGTCCCGGGGCTGAGCGTGATCCTGTCGGGCTACTATTCCAGCAACAATATCTGGGGTCACCAGGATTTCAGCCCAACCCACGTTGAGCGGGCGTACGAGCTGATGGACCAGCTCGATATCACCGCCCTCAAAGACCGGCCGTTCTCCAGCCTGTCAACCGGCGAGCAACGCCGCTTTCTGCTCGGCCGAGCCCTGGTCCACGACCCCGATACGCTGGTCCTGGACGAGCCGACCAGCGGCCTGGACCTGAAAACCTGCTTCCGGTATCTGGCTACCATTCGCCAGCTCATGCAGGCCGGCAAGACGCTCGTCCTGGTCACCCATCATATTCACGAGATTCCGCCGGAAATCTCGCGCGTGATCCTGCTCAAGCACGGCCGGGTGGTGGCCGACGGCGACAAGGCCGAGCTGTTCACCGACGCCAGGCTGAGCCACCTGTTTGACACCCCGGTCCACCTGCTCCAGGCCAAGGGCTACTACCAGGCGATTCCGGGCACAGCCTGA
- a CDS encoding SMP-30/gluconolactonase/LRE family protein, whose product MPPEVLTDGLKFPEGPVWAPDGTLYVTEIQAGCITAITADGAKRSFADTGGAPNGAALGSDGYLYVTNNGGRDPGCIQRIDSGGKVEVVYDSCQGQPFQGPNDLVMDAHGGFYFTDPGMV is encoded by the coding sequence ATGCCGCCTGAAGTGCTGACCGATGGTCTGAAATTCCCGGAAGGGCCGGTCTGGGCCCCGGACGGGACCCTGTATGTCACCGAAATCCAAGCCGGCTGCATTACGGCGATTACGGCCGACGGCGCCAAGCGCAGCTTTGCCGACACCGGCGGCGCGCCCAACGGCGCAGCCCTGGGTTCGGACGGCTATCTGTACGTGACCAATAACGGCGGCCGCGACCCCGGCTGCATCCAGCGGATCGACTCCGGGGGCAAGGTCGAGGTCGTGTACGACAGCTGCCAGGGCCAGCCGTTCCAGGGGCCGAACGATCTGGTCATGGACGCCCACGGCGGGTTCTATTTTACCGATCCGGGCATGGT